Proteins encoded by one window of Terriglobales bacterium:
- a CDS encoding cytochrome c peroxidase, which translates to MNADPLDPFVERAGFPQNLFFAWCCLAAIFLVVVAIAGCGGGSSASPETAVTRTPPPPPPPPAPSIASVTVTQHTNFGLDQITFTITGSNFLPGVTGIIHPQGPGILCCSDIQVGGLNAAGAIVATIPGRSATASSTVSVTVRNPNNTQSQGVSVDIPFPPPPNLPNVMFDYVGYAVTNLPPHYKDPNSPAGNLAGTDNTPATNPITNAGATLGRVLFYDRLLSANNTTSCGSCHQQQLGFGDINQLSVGFQGGLTKRRSMTLSNAKYYQRGHFFSDERAATLEDQVLQPIQDPIEMGNSLSTLIPKMAQTTYYPGLFQAAFGTPDITPDRMSFALAQFIRSMVSYQSKFDQAFAAGTNGNPNFAAVFTASEQHGQALFTSLGCAQCHTTGGHVSDTIHNIGLDLVTQDAGAGSGKFKAPSLRNVGARIWFMHDGRFGALQQVIDFYNNGVQDNPDLDPLLRNSDGTVRRLNLSFSDEQDLVNFLNTLTDNTFLNDPKFADVF; encoded by the coding sequence ATGAACGCCGACCCCCTCGATCCCTTTGTTGAGCGCGCAGGCTTTCCCCAAAATTTGTTTTTCGCGTGGTGCTGCCTGGCCGCGATCTTTTTAGTTGTGGTGGCGATTGCCGGATGCGGCGGCGGATCATCCGCTTCACCGGAGACTGCAGTTACTCGAACCCCACCTCCTCCGCCACCCCCGCCGGCACCGTCGATCGCAAGCGTGACTGTCACGCAACACACCAACTTTGGCCTCGACCAAATCACATTCACGATTACTGGAAGCAATTTCCTGCCGGGCGTGACCGGGATCATCCACCCACAGGGTCCGGGCATTTTGTGCTGTTCAGACATACAGGTTGGCGGGCTCAATGCGGCCGGCGCCATCGTAGCCACAATCCCAGGACGCTCCGCGACGGCCTCCAGCACCGTGAGCGTCACCGTCCGGAATCCGAACAACACGCAATCCCAAGGCGTCTCCGTGGACATACCGTTCCCGCCGCCACCCAATCTGCCGAACGTCATGTTCGACTACGTGGGCTATGCGGTCACCAATCTTCCGCCGCACTACAAAGATCCCAATTCGCCGGCAGGGAACCTTGCGGGCACCGACAATACGCCTGCCACGAATCCGATCACGAATGCCGGCGCGACGCTCGGCCGTGTCCTGTTCTATGACAGGCTGCTCTCGGCCAACAACACCACCTCGTGCGGTTCATGCCATCAACAGCAGCTCGGATTCGGAGATATCAACCAGTTGAGCGTCGGCTTTCAAGGCGGCCTGACAAAGCGACGCAGTATGACCCTTTCCAACGCCAAGTACTACCAGCGCGGACATTTCTTCTCGGACGAGCGCGCCGCCACGCTCGAAGACCAGGTCTTGCAGCCGATCCAAGATCCCATTGAGATGGGCAACAGTCTTTCCACGCTGATACCAAAAATGGCGCAGACCACCTACTATCCGGGCCTCTTCCAGGCGGCATTCGGCACGCCCGACATCACGCCCGATCGCATGTCATTCGCGCTGGCGCAGTTCATACGCTCCATGGTCAGCTACCAGTCGAAGTTCGACCAGGCATTCGCAGCAGGCACAAACGGCAATCCGAACTTCGCCGCTGTGTTCACTGCCTCAGAGCAGCACGGTCAAGCGCTGTTCACCAGCCTGGGCTGCGCACAGTGTCACACCACCGGCGGACACGTGAGTGACACAATCCACAACATTGGCCTGGACCTGGTGACCCAAGATGCCGGTGCCGGCTCGGGAAAGTTCAAGGCGCCGTCACTGCGCAACGTCGGCGCAAGAATATGGTTCATGCACGACGGCCGCTTTGGGGCATTGCAGCAGGTGATCGACTTTTACAACAACGGCGTGCAGGATAATCCTGACCTGGACCCGCTGCTTCGCAACTCAGATGGAACGGTGCGCAGGCTGAATCTGTCATTTTCGGACGAACAAGACCTAGTCAATTTCTTGAATACTCTGACGGACAACACGTTCCTGAACGATCCGAAGTTCGCCGACGTGTTCTGA
- a CDS encoding VOC family protein, with protein sequence MKPKNTICLWFDKDALEAARFYAATFPDSKVTAVHNAPGDYPSGKKGDVLTVEFTVVGIPCLGLNGGPAFKHNEAFSFQIATDTQEETDRYWNAIVGNGGQESACGWCKDRWGLSWQITPRALTDALSAGGGEAKRAFAAMMTMKKIDVSAIEAARRD encoded by the coding sequence ATGAAGCCAAAGAACACAATCTGCCTCTGGTTCGACAAAGACGCCCTTGAAGCGGCGCGCTTCTACGCCGCCACTTTCCCCGACAGCAAGGTCACCGCCGTTCACAACGCGCCCGGCGATTATCCCAGCGGTAAGAAGGGCGATGTCCTGACCGTGGAGTTCACGGTCGTGGGCATTCCCTGTCTCGGACTCAACGGCGGACCAGCATTCAAGCACAACGAAGCCTTCTCCTTCCAGATCGCGACCGACACTCAGGAAGAGACCGACCGCTACTGGAACGCGATCGTCGGCAATGGCGGCCAGGAAAGCGCGTGCGGCTGGTGCAAGGACCGCTGGGGACTCTCGTGGCAGATCACGCCGCGCGCCCTCACCGATGCACTTTCCGCCGGCGGCGGTGAAGCCAAGCGCGCCTTCGCTGCGATGATGACGATGAAAAAGATCGACGTCTCCGCCATCGAGGCAGCGAGACGAGACTAA
- a CDS encoding ABC transporter permease yields MDTLLNDVRYGFRRLRKSPGFTAIALLTLTLGIGANTSMFTIVNAVLLQTLPFRDPGQIVFVREKPKQGSSAFGGLAISLPNLEDYRQQQHAFDALSAWISQSVNLTGQEHPDRVIGGFVSANFFSGVLQVSAQRGRTFVAGEDQPGSEPVVVISNGAWKSRFGSDPDILGRKLTLNGESFTVVGVLPENFVFPISDVSVWLPIQHYPNYKLDRGAKAQLVVGRIHSGIGRAEAREQLNVIAQRIGAEYPEFSKDIHIELTGAAEMNSAGVRTSLLVLLGAVGLILLIGASNIANLLLARSLARTKEIAVRIALGASRADLVRQLLAEALLLSLTGGVIGLLLAKWCTALVVRLSATALPLSTAPPLDVRVLAFTAVVSVLTGIFFGLLPAWQSSNPDLRNALASAGGRGTESAGSTRLRSAFVISQVAISVVLLVGAGLLIKSFRTLVHVDPGFDSRNLLTAEYRLPRNKYPRLAEQLNFHKQVVENARQIPGVISAASVQALPFSGNFDDTKFSIPGRPTPEKGREPQASVNYASPEYFTTIGLPVLQGRSFDEGDTQQSPKVVVVNRTFARQYWPKGNVLGSRVHVVDDNFDATIIGVVSDNKYFSLRDQPGPAMYFPTAQNDRQIFSTLVLRTAVDPMSLADALRQSIWKVDPDQPVWKIRTVEYLIERDLSSDRFVMILMISFAALALVLTAIGTYGVISYSVTQRTQEIGLRMALGASSADVLTLVVKQGMRLCLIGAGIGTAAALAGSRFIQKLLFQVTPTDPLTFGAVLIVLSIIAFLACYLPARRAASVDPMIALRYE; encoded by the coding sequence ATGGACACACTTCTGAATGACGTTCGCTACGGCTTCCGCCGGTTGCGCAAGAGTCCTGGGTTTACGGCAATTGCCCTCCTGACTCTCACGCTGGGCATCGGCGCGAACACATCGATGTTCACGATTGTGAATGCGGTGCTTTTGCAGACGCTGCCGTTTCGCGATCCCGGTCAGATCGTCTTCGTGCGAGAAAAGCCGAAGCAAGGCTCCAGCGCGTTCGGCGGACTGGCGATTTCTCTGCCCAATCTAGAAGACTATCGCCAGCAGCAACATGCATTCGACGCGCTCTCAGCATGGATCTCACAAAGCGTAAACCTCACCGGCCAGGAGCACCCGGATCGAGTGATCGGAGGATTTGTCTCCGCCAATTTCTTCAGTGGAGTCCTCCAGGTATCGGCGCAGCGTGGACGAACATTCGTCGCCGGTGAAGATCAGCCCGGCTCTGAGCCTGTTGTCGTTATCAGCAATGGCGCGTGGAAGAGTCGCTTCGGCTCCGATCCGGATATCCTCGGCCGCAAGCTCACGCTCAACGGCGAATCGTTCACCGTGGTGGGAGTGCTTCCCGAAAATTTCGTCTTTCCCATTAGCGACGTGAGTGTGTGGCTTCCCATTCAGCACTACCCCAATTACAAGCTGGATCGCGGTGCTAAAGCACAGCTCGTCGTTGGACGCATCCATTCAGGCATCGGTCGGGCGGAAGCGCGCGAGCAACTGAATGTGATCGCGCAGAGAATTGGCGCGGAGTATCCGGAGTTCAGCAAGGACATTCATATTGAGCTCACTGGCGCAGCCGAGATGAACTCTGCAGGGGTGCGCACGTCATTGCTTGTACTGCTTGGCGCAGTCGGGCTGATTCTGCTGATTGGGGCATCGAATATCGCGAACCTTCTGCTGGCCCGCAGCCTTGCCCGCACCAAGGAGATCGCGGTTCGCATCGCTCTCGGCGCTTCGCGTGCAGACCTGGTTCGGCAGCTCCTTGCCGAAGCTTTGCTCCTCTCCCTGACCGGTGGCGTTATAGGATTGCTACTGGCGAAGTGGTGCACCGCATTGGTGGTCAGGTTGAGCGCTACGGCTCTGCCGCTGAGCACCGCTCCACCGCTCGATGTTCGCGTGCTTGCCTTCACGGCGGTAGTTTCGGTGCTGACCGGAATATTCTTCGGACTGCTGCCGGCCTGGCAAAGCTCCAATCCCGACCTACGCAACGCGCTCGCTTCAGCGGGCGGACGCGGCACCGAAAGCGCCGGCAGCACGCGATTACGCAGTGCGTTCGTGATCTCGCAAGTGGCAATTTCGGTCGTGTTGCTGGTAGGAGCGGGACTGCTGATCAAGAGTTTCCGCACTCTCGTGCACGTAGATCCCGGATTCGATTCCCGCAACCTGCTTACGGCGGAGTACCGGCTGCCGCGCAACAAGTATCCGAGGCTCGCCGAGCAGTTGAATTTTCACAAGCAGGTGGTCGAGAACGCGCGCCAGATTCCAGGCGTAATCTCGGCTGCGTCGGTACAGGCACTGCCTTTCAGCGGGAATTTCGACGACACAAAGTTTTCCATTCCAGGACGGCCGACTCCGGAAAAAGGTCGCGAGCCTCAGGCTAGCGTCAACTATGCCAGCCCTGAATACTTCACCACCATTGGACTCCCTGTCCTCCAAGGGCGCTCGTTTGATGAAGGCGATACGCAACAGTCTCCCAAAGTGGTCGTTGTGAACCGGACCTTCGCAAGGCAGTATTGGCCGAAAGGCAATGTTCTGGGCAGCAGAGTGCATGTGGTCGACGACAACTTCGACGCAACCATCATCGGCGTCGTAAGCGACAACAAGTATTTCAGCCTGCGCGACCAGCCCGGTCCAGCGATGTACTTCCCCACGGCGCAAAATGACCGGCAAATTTTTTCCACGCTGGTATTGCGGACAGCAGTCGATCCAATGTCACTGGCCGACGCGCTGCGGCAATCGATCTGGAAAGTCGATCCCGATCAACCGGTATGGAAGATTCGCACCGTCGAGTACCTCATCGAACGTGATCTCTCATCGGACAGGTTCGTAATGATTCTGATGATCAGCTTCGCGGCTTTAGCGCTGGTGCTGACCGCAATTGGAACTTACGGCGTAATCAGCTATTCGGTGACCCAACGCACGCAGGAAATCGGGTTACGCATGGCGCTGGGAGCGAGCTCGGCAGACGTTCTAACCTTGGTTGTAAAGCAAGGGATGAGGCTGTGCCTGATAGGCGCCGGAATCGGTACAGCTGCCGCATTGGCCGGAAGCCGATTCATACAGAAGCTTCTGTTCCAAGTCACTCCGACCGATCCGCTCACATTCGGCGCGGTCCTCATTGTCCTCTCGATCATTGCGTTCCTGGCTTGCTACCTGCCGGCGCGCCGGGCAGCGTCCGTGGATCCGATGATTGCTCTGAGATACGAATAA
- a CDS encoding DUF4097 family beta strand repeat-containing protein: MASPQTPPPPYQYDPRYYRRYRRRSIAGPIILIAIGVMFLLANMHVVSGARIGWFFATWWPALLILFGLIRIIEYAVARSQGGPAPRFGGGAVFLLVLLVLIGVSASSARHWNWQAINDNVDVNPGWDGVFGTKYEFTQELSQPLPANGSIDVESDHGAVTVHATDNPNDPVKLVVHRHISADSQDAANKYNDQQKPTMTVDGNTLRLDSGEHAPHVQVGFVMGPRIVSDLEIWAPRKAPIQINAAHGDVNLSARDGNVKVSTTHGDIQVSDVKGNVDVTTHKGDVQVSQVTGDVHLDGRADDVTLSDISGVALLEGEFFGDTRLSHIGKSVTFHSTRTDLELGKLAGDLEMDSGDLRVTSASGSFQVRTRAKDIRLEDVSGAITVENSHGEVELHPKSPLGDIKVSNQQGAIHVVLPENSNYTVDARSSRGDFDSDFPLSVTRSGDDQVAEGNVGKGGSKLQLTTDHGSIEIRKG, from the coding sequence GTGGCTAGTCCGCAGACGCCTCCACCGCCGTATCAGTACGACCCACGCTATTACCGCCGCTATCGACGGCGCTCGATTGCGGGACCGATCATTCTGATTGCTATCGGTGTGATGTTCCTGCTCGCCAACATGCACGTAGTCAGTGGCGCGCGCATTGGATGGTTTTTTGCTACGTGGTGGCCGGCGCTGCTGATTCTGTTCGGCCTGATCCGGATCATCGAGTATGCAGTAGCTCGCAGCCAGGGCGGGCCGGCTCCGCGATTTGGAGGCGGAGCTGTGTTCTTACTGGTCCTGCTCGTGCTGATCGGCGTTTCAGCCTCCTCTGCGCGGCATTGGAACTGGCAGGCGATCAACGACAACGTTGACGTGAATCCCGGGTGGGATGGCGTCTTCGGCACGAAATACGAATTCACGCAGGAGCTCTCGCAGCCACTGCCGGCCAATGGATCGATCGATGTCGAGTCCGATCACGGCGCTGTCACGGTCCATGCCACGGATAATCCGAACGATCCGGTGAAGCTGGTCGTCCATCGGCACATCTCCGCCGATTCGCAGGACGCGGCCAACAAATACAACGATCAGCAGAAGCCAACGATGACCGTGGACGGCAACACGCTGCGCCTTGATTCCGGCGAACATGCTCCGCACGTGCAGGTCGGTTTCGTTATGGGACCGCGCATCGTCAGCGATCTCGAAATCTGGGCGCCGCGCAAGGCTCCGATTCAGATCAACGCCGCGCACGGAGATGTGAACCTCTCCGCGCGCGATGGAAATGTCAAAGTCAGTACCACCCATGGAGACATCCAGGTAAGCGACGTGAAAGGGAACGTCGACGTCACCACGCACAAAGGCGATGTACAAGTCAGCCAGGTGACCGGCGATGTCCACCTCGACGGCCGCGCCGATGACGTCACTCTGAGCGATATCTCCGGAGTCGCGCTGCTTGAAGGCGAATTCTTTGGCGACACGCGTTTGTCTCATATAGGGAAATCGGTGACCTTCCACAGCACGCGTACCGATTTGGAATTGGGCAAGCTTGCCGGCGACCTGGAGATGGATTCCGGCGATCTTCGCGTTACCTCGGCTTCGGGGTCCTTCCAGGTGCGCACGCGCGCCAAGGACATTCGCCTCGAGGACGTTTCCGGTGCGATCACGGTCGAGAACAGCCATGGTGAAGTCGAGCTGCACCCGAAGTCGCCGTTGGGAGACATCAAGGTGAGCAATCAGCAGGGCGCAATTCATGTGGTCCTGCCTGAAAATTCAAACTACACGGTCGATGCCCGCAGCAGCCGCGGCGATTTCGACAGCGACTTTCCTCTGAGTGTCACCAGAAGCGGCGATGATCAGGTAGCCGAAGGCAACGTCGGCAAGGGCGGATCGAAGCTGCAGCTCACGACAGATCACGGCAGTATCGAGATCCGCAAGGGTTGA
- a CDS encoding DUF5668 domain-containing protein, whose product MFNDGYGDYYVRNRNCHCPRCMAYWMMGPAILITIGVLFLLEQLHVAPFGRTFPILLIVIGLVKIAQRSAPDMGHVQPTPYYPPGYFEDRIRNDIQRRMDQDIARKTGVSPSGPTIEGNPPNSEVNRG is encoded by the coding sequence ATGTTCAATGACGGATATGGCGACTACTACGTCCGCAATCGCAATTGCCACTGCCCGCGCTGCATGGCCTACTGGATGATGGGTCCGGCGATTCTGATTACGATTGGTGTTCTGTTCCTGCTGGAGCAGTTGCATGTAGCGCCGTTCGGACGCACGTTTCCTATCCTGCTGATCGTGATTGGCCTGGTAAAGATCGCCCAGCGATCGGCTCCCGATATGGGACACGTGCAACCGACGCCCTATTATCCACCGGGATATTTCGAGGATCGGATTCGCAATGACATCCAGCGTCGAATGGATCAAGATATCGCGAGAAAGACCGGCGTTTCTCCTTCCGGACCAACGATTGAGGGGAATCCCCCGAACTCGGAGGTGAACCGTGGCTAG
- a CDS encoding B-box zinc finger protein translates to MTCAVHTDQVATAYCRTCGKALCQSCQRDVRGVIYCQDCLAARLEGTIPAAAANAPNAVYPPAPSGASPGLAAVLGFIPGVGAFYNGQFAKGFVHVFIFAILCHLADRADWLGWLVAVWIFYMVFDAYTTAKARMLGLPLPDHLGLNALLGSFGLGTSAHQPVAAAAAAGAAPGAPVSGVMPGSPEVNPGVVDPNAASAQANQPYAQDPLNLSRSCGPMGLPLGAVILIALGVLLLLDNLGVLSFRWTAEFWPIVLIILGVWLAMRRMGTTHGGS, encoded by the coding sequence ATGACCTGCGCCGTTCACACAGACCAGGTGGCAACCGCCTACTGCCGTACTTGTGGGAAAGCGCTTTGCCAAAGCTGCCAGCGCGACGTCCGGGGCGTGATCTATTGTCAGGATTGCCTCGCCGCGCGCCTTGAAGGCACGATTCCCGCCGCAGCAGCCAACGCGCCCAACGCGGTTTATCCGCCTGCGCCGAGTGGAGCTAGTCCCGGACTCGCGGCTGTGCTGGGTTTTATTCCCGGAGTTGGAGCTTTCTACAACGGGCAGTTCGCCAAGGGATTCGTTCACGTCTTCATCTTTGCCATTCTCTGCCACTTGGCAGATCGAGCCGATTGGTTGGGATGGCTGGTTGCCGTGTGGATCTTCTACATGGTCTTTGACGCCTACACGACGGCGAAGGCTCGCATGCTTGGCTTGCCGCTTCCCGATCATCTCGGCCTGAACGCTTTACTGGGCAGTTTCGGATTGGGAACTTCGGCGCACCAGCCGGTTGCTGCAGCGGCCGCAGCAGGAGCTGCGCCAGGTGCGCCGGTGTCGGGAGTAATGCCAGGATCGCCAGAGGTTAACCCCGGAGTTGTGGATCCGAATGCAGCTTCCGCGCAGGCGAACCAGCCTTACGCTCAAGATCCGCTGAATCTCTCGCGCTCGTGCGGGCCGATGGGATTGCCTCTCGGCGCAGTGATTCTGATCGCACTCGGCGTGTTGTTGCTGCTCGACAACCTCGGCGTCCTCTCGTTCCGCTGGACCGCAGAATTCTGGCCCATCGTGCTGATCATCCTGGGAGTATGGCTGGCGATGCGTCGCATGGGAACGACGCACGGAGGCAGCTAG
- a CDS encoding zf-HC2 domain-containing protein, which produces MERNSQFGNTERALTCSEFDALLSDALDGVLTPASQRRFDTHRETCATCGPLFAETSAGMNWLDVLPEVAPPANLLHNILAATSMQTATALANAPKLGWKERVRTFVADVAAPFRPLIREPRIAMTTAMAIFSIMLSLDVAGVRLNDLRHIDLRPSAIRHSATMKYTEASNRVIKYYYSLRTVYEVQLQLQELKRLAGSGDESQQQQRPNRDKTENEKNRDRKQNYYSMERQNVLVAKRSTNELKQGSTRETRAASISTVRGSGWVTKAIDADTIISKAELFSSTELSRGLYPSGNSMRSVLA; this is translated from the coding sequence GTGGAACGGAACAGCCAATTCGGGAACACGGAACGAGCGCTCACCTGCTCTGAGTTCGACGCTCTGCTGAGCGACGCGCTCGACGGCGTGCTCACTCCGGCGTCGCAGCGGCGCTTCGATACGCATCGCGAGACGTGTGCCACTTGTGGTCCGCTGTTCGCCGAGACCTCTGCCGGAATGAATTGGCTGGATGTTCTGCCCGAAGTAGCGCCTCCGGCGAATCTGCTGCACAACATTCTCGCCGCCACTTCGATGCAGACGGCAACAGCTCTGGCCAATGCTCCCAAATTGGGATGGAAAGAACGCGTTCGCACCTTCGTCGCCGATGTAGCAGCGCCGTTCCGTCCGCTGATCCGCGAGCCGCGCATTGCCATGACTACTGCAATGGCCATCTTCTCGATCATGCTCTCGCTCGATGTGGCGGGAGTGCGGTTGAACGATCTGCGTCACATTGACCTTCGTCCCAGTGCAATTCGCCATTCAGCGACGATGAAGTACACCGAAGCCAGCAATCGTGTGATTAAGTACTACTACAGCCTCCGGACCGTTTACGAAGTTCAATTACAGCTACAGGAGCTGAAGCGGCTCGCCGGCAGCGGTGATGAAAGTCAGCAGCAGCAGCGTCCTAATCGCGATAAGACCGAAAACGAGAAGAATCGAGATCGCAAGCAGAATTACTACAGCATGGAACGACAGAACGTGCTGGTAGCGAAACGGAGTACCAACGAGTTGAAACAGGGCAGTACCAGAGAAACACGTGCCGCTTCAATCAGTACCGTCCGCGGTAGCGGATGGGTCACAAAAGCCATTGACGCGGACACAATTATCAGCAAGGCTGAACTTTTCAGCAGCACCGAGCTCTCCCGCGGTTTGTACCCGAGCGGTAATTCCATGAGGAGCGTACTCGCATGA
- a CDS encoding sigma-70 family RNA polymerase sigma factor gives MEENALTAALVRRCISGDAGAWEELVRQQNRRIYNICYRFTGSGSDAEDLTQEVFIRLYRTMSSYEPEKGSFNTWLTTLTRNMLVDHFRRTRQERLTDSMDAAPAADEDAPTLSEKIEDRAPSPDARLASKETQKMVQQALQKVSPDLREAVILRDLQDMDYKDIALTLKVPEGTVKSRINRGRAELARVLSRTNKQAI, from the coding sequence TTGGAAGAGAACGCGCTCACTGCGGCTTTGGTTCGGCGCTGCATCTCAGGCGATGCCGGCGCCTGGGAGGAACTCGTTCGCCAGCAGAATCGGCGTATCTACAACATTTGCTACAGGTTTACGGGATCCGGGAGCGACGCTGAAGATCTGACGCAGGAGGTCTTCATCCGCCTTTATCGAACGATGTCGAGCTACGAGCCGGAGAAAGGCTCCTTCAACACTTGGCTGACGACTCTGACCCGCAACATGCTGGTCGACCACTTCCGCCGTACCCGGCAGGAGCGCCTGACGGACTCGATGGACGCCGCTCCGGCGGCGGACGAGGACGCGCCAACGCTGTCCGAGAAAATCGAAGACCGCGCCCCCTCGCCCGACGCCCGGCTAGCCAGCAAGGAGACCCAGAAGATGGTCCAACAGGCGCTGCAGAAGGTGTCGCCAGACCTGCGGGAGGCGGTGATTCTGCGCGACTTACAGGACATGGATTATAAAGATATCGCCCTCACGCTGAAGGTGCCGGAGGGCACGGTGAAGTCCCGCATCAACCGCGGACGGGCGGAACTGGCAAGGGTTTTATCGCGTACTAATAAACAGGCCATATAA